From a single Lactococcus allomyrinae genomic region:
- the purC gene encoding phosphoribosylaminoimidazolesuccinocarboxamide synthase translates to MEKGTLLYEGKAKKLYVTDDSEVLWVEYCDQATALNGARKEQIAGKGALNNQITSLIFERLNSEGITTHFIKKLSKTEQLNEKVEIIPLEVVLRNVVAGSFAKRFGLSEGFVLPAPIVEFYYKNDDLDDPFINDEHVKFLNIATDDEIAFLKSETRKINEILKKIWLEIGLTLVDFKLEFGRLADGTIILADEISPDTSRLWDAAGNHMDKDVFRRNIGDLIEVYSEVLAKLQATK, encoded by the coding sequence TTGGAAAAAGGAACTTTGCTTTATGAGGGTAAGGCTAAGAAACTCTATGTTACTGACGATTCAGAGGTGCTTTGGGTAGAATATTGTGACCAAGCAACCGCATTAAACGGTGCGCGTAAGGAACAAATTGCAGGTAAAGGAGCATTGAATAATCAGATTACTTCTTTGATTTTCGAGCGATTAAATTCCGAAGGTATAACTACTCATTTTATTAAAAAGTTATCTAAAACCGAACAATTAAATGAAAAAGTAGAGATTATTCCATTGGAAGTTGTCTTGAGAAATGTGGTAGCAGGTTCGTTTGCCAAACGTTTTGGACTTTCTGAAGGATTTGTTTTACCTGCCCCAATCGTTGAGTTTTATTACAAAAATGATGATTTAGACGATCCTTTTATCAATGATGAGCACGTGAAATTTCTGAACATTGCGACTGATGACGAAATTGCATTTTTGAAATCTGAAACTCGTAAAATCAACGAAATCCTTAAAAAGATTTGGTTGGAAATTGGTCTGACTTTAGTAGATTTCAAGTTGGAATTTGGTCGTTTGGCCGACGGTACGATTATTCTTGCGGATGAGATTTCTCCTGATACCTCACGGCTTTGGGATGCGGCTGGAAATCATATGGATAAAGATGTTTTCCGTCGGAATATTGGCGATTTGATTGAGGTTTATAGCGAAGTTTTAGCGAAACTACAAGCGACAAAATAA